The following proteins are encoded in a genomic region of Candidatus Zixiibacteriota bacterium:
- a CDS encoding PAS domain S-box protein: MIDRRLKNLWNGNQSFRDIVLILAICIPVLYITFSLEIAEYIHRFHFSNEAWDTHELAVAFMVLVAGMLVFSFRRWKEFRREVGERRLTQAALVESREKFRPLVETTCDWIWEVDQNGVYTYCSPQVADILGYSPDEILGKTPFQLMPDEEARRVAGIFGQLVANKEPIRMLENTNLRKNGTAVVLETNGMPVYEQSGEFRGYRGVDRDITDRKLAEIGLQQAHDVLEARVQERTAELKSLNQELVTRVQALDEFTYFASHDLQEPLRKIIAFGGLLRDDLGDNLPPRVCEDVNFMIDAADRMQVLVNSLLELSRLGRKAYKFERISLRHCVDCALDSLSVLLHEKKVQFVFDDLPEVWGDETALIGLFQNLIGNALKFSSGVSPVIHVTCEEVDGATVYGVRDNGIGLDPKYADQIFQAFKRLHGQQEYKGTGIGLAICRKIVELHGGTIWVNSEFQKGAHFRFTLSERPLREEDSTCETSRENLRSSCSQKTT, encoded by the coding sequence TTGATTGATCGAAGATTAAAGAACCTGTGGAACGGGAATCAGTCATTTAGGGATATTGTCCTAATATTGGCAATATGCATTCCGGTCCTGTACATAACATTCTCGTTAGAGATAGCAGAGTACATCCACCGTTTTCACTTCTCCAATGAAGCTTGGGATACACATGAGCTTGCTGTCGCGTTCATGGTCTTGGTGGCAGGAATGCTAGTCTTTTCTTTCAGGCGGTGGAAGGAATTCAGACGTGAAGTGGGCGAACGCAGACTGACGCAAGCGGCCCTGGTAGAATCGAGAGAGAAGTTCAGACCACTGGTAGAAACCACCTGCGACTGGATTTGGGAAGTGGATCAGAATGGAGTTTATACCTACTGCAGCCCGCAAGTAGCGGACATTTTGGGCTACTCCCCGGATGAGATCTTGGGCAAGACACCTTTTCAATTAATGCCCGACGAAGAAGCTCGTCGAGTGGCCGGTATATTTGGCCAACTGGTAGCCAATAAAGAACCAATCAGAATGCTGGAAAACACAAATCTTCGCAAGAATGGAACTGCCGTAGTACTTGAGACGAACGGGATGCCGGTGTATGAGCAGTCCGGTGAATTCAGAGGCTACAGAGGCGTGGATCGAGACATCACAGACCGCAAGCTTGCAGAGATTGGACTGCAACAAGCACACGATGTATTGGAGGCACGAGTACAAGAACGGACTGCTGAGTTGAAATCGTTGAATCAAGAGCTGGTCACTAGGGTGCAGGCACTGGATGAATTCACATACTTCGCCAGTCACGACCTACAGGAACCGCTGAGAAAGATCATCGCATTCGGCGGTCTCCTTCGCGACGATCTGGGAGATAACCTGCCGCCAAGAGTGTGCGAAGACGTCAATTTCATGATCGATGCAGCAGACAGAATGCAGGTGCTGGTCAACAGCCTGCTGGAACTTTCGAGACTCGGGCGCAAGGCATACAAGTTCGAACGAATCTCACTAAGACACTGCGTCGATTGTGCACTCGATTCTCTTAGCGTCTTACTCCATGAAAAAAAGGTGCAATTTGTCTTCGACGATCTGCCGGAAGTCTGGGGAGACGAAACGGCTCTGATCGGTCTATTTCAGAATCTGATCGGCAATGCCTTGAAGTTCAGTTCTGGCGTGTCACCAGTCATTCACGTGACATGTGAAGAGGTCGATGGGGCAACCGTTTATGGCGTGAGAGACAACGGAATCGGATTAGACCCGAAGTACGCGGATCAGATATTTCAGGCATTCAAGAGACTGCACGGACAACAGGAGTACAAAGGTACTGGAATCGGCCTTGCAATCTGTCGCAAGATTGTGGAACTGCACGGTGGAACGATTTGGGTAAATTCGGAATTTCAAAAGGGTGCTCATTTCAGATTCACTCTCAGTGAACGGCCGCTGAGAGAGGAGGATTCAACATGCGAGACTTCCAGGGAAAACCTGCGATCATCTTGCTCGCAGAAGACGACTTAG
- a CDS encoding response regulator: MNIPKEISIPFGDSSQKTVDALNTLLKQVAISYESDYVTICSVERLGVSCSDRSVDFLVAGVDVDHYAIAEVIHRACRRNEKRSIQYIADIKDSNLSDIDAVQTSGVKSAVVMPLRLASVRDASLVLLWFRASKDIDPQELENIIFYGRLVEILCDNSVVVKTSEEQANRLSALVELSTTIYSSLNYQVVLDKVIDLATSLVSASYATIYLIDRSANDLEPLLTNAEQKHDSIMARHLPLGKGAPGQAAALSEGVIVNGLTSDHPESEVRENGSEIAVPLIHSGKTIGVLSIRRESGILFTLEDLQFLSIFARQSADVIENARMFRDLQVAYNKLSLTQDQMVETEKLRVLGEMACGVAHDFNNSLGAILGRAELLQRKVSDPEIIKGLREIEKLALQGAETVRRTQEFARVRSKAVKKRVMINEVIEDAVETTKPLWKEQAQLNLVEIEVTTDLRAKNPVAGSRGDLVDTMANMIQNSVEALPNGGRISIKTYDRNDEVVVEIVDDGVGMAPAVRDRVFYPFFTSKGRGKTGLGMSVAYGVLTRHQAAVEIESEEGAGTRIEIIFPARPELAESITKKIRIGISKDLNILLVDDDEDLLSVVSELISALGHKVVTAPEGIEALARFDEKAFDMVITDLGLPGMSGWDIANAVRLRKPETPVILISGWGAQIAEADIAKYQVDLVLSKPFSLKQLEESIWTVLSAKTTDAQLR, encoded by the coding sequence TTGAATATCCCAAAAGAAATTAGCATTCCATTTGGTGATAGCTCACAGAAGACTGTGGATGCGCTTAACACGCTTCTCAAGCAGGTCGCGATATCATACGAGTCCGATTATGTCACAATCTGCAGCGTGGAGCGCCTTGGCGTTTCCTGTTCCGATCGCAGCGTGGACTTCCTGGTGGCTGGAGTTGACGTCGATCACTATGCCATCGCGGAGGTCATTCATCGCGCCTGTAGACGCAATGAGAAGCGGTCAATTCAATATATCGCAGACATTAAAGACAGTAATCTGAGCGACATCGACGCTGTGCAGACTTCGGGAGTCAAGTCTGCGGTTGTAATGCCGCTCAGACTTGCATCTGTAAGAGATGCGTCTCTTGTATTGCTCTGGTTCCGGGCGTCGAAAGATATCGATCCTCAGGAACTTGAAAACATCATATTCTATGGTCGTTTGGTTGAGATCCTCTGCGACAACAGCGTCGTGGTGAAAACTAGCGAGGAGCAGGCCAATCGACTATCCGCTCTGGTCGAGTTGTCGACTACCATATATTCATCTCTGAATTATCAAGTTGTTCTCGATAAGGTGATAGACTTGGCAACATCACTCGTGTCGGCGAGCTATGCCACGATCTATCTGATTGACAGGAGTGCTAATGATCTGGAGCCGCTCCTGACCAACGCAGAGCAGAAGCATGACTCGATTATGGCTAGACATTTGCCACTGGGCAAGGGAGCGCCGGGCCAGGCCGCAGCACTAAGCGAGGGTGTTATAGTCAACGGTTTGACATCTGATCATCCGGAGTCGGAAGTTCGTGAGAACGGATCAGAGATTGCCGTACCTCTCATACACTCGGGCAAGACTATCGGTGTGCTGAGTATTCGACGAGAGTCGGGGATCCTCTTCACTCTCGAAGATCTTCAGTTTCTGTCTATCTTCGCGAGGCAGTCGGCGGATGTGATTGAGAATGCCAGGATGTTCAGGGATCTGCAAGTGGCCTACAACAAGCTATCGCTTACACAAGACCAGATGGTAGAAACTGAGAAGCTTCGAGTACTTGGAGAGATGGCCTGCGGAGTCGCACATGACTTCAACAACAGTCTGGGTGCGATTCTCGGTAGAGCCGAGCTTCTGCAGCGAAAGGTCAGTGATCCGGAGATTATCAAAGGCCTCAGAGAGATTGAGAAGCTTGCTTTGCAGGGTGCGGAGACGGTCAGGCGTACCCAGGAGTTCGCTCGAGTTCGAAGTAAGGCTGTTAAAAAACGCGTGATGATCAACGAAGTTATCGAAGATGCTGTTGAGACAACAAAGCCGCTCTGGAAAGAGCAGGCACAGCTCAATCTCGTCGAGATTGAAGTGACGACAGACCTGAGGGCCAAGAATCCGGTGGCCGGTTCACGCGGGGATCTGGTCGACACTATGGCAAACATGATCCAGAACTCCGTTGAGGCATTGCCGAACGGCGGTCGAATAAGTATCAAAACGTATGACCGAAATGACGAGGTCGTTGTCGAAATAGTCGACGATGGCGTCGGTATGGCACCTGCTGTCCGTGACAGAGTGTTCTATCCATTCTTTACATCGAAAGGCAGGGGTAAGACCGGATTGGGAATGAGTGTGGCATACGGCGTGCTCACCAGGCATCAGGCGGCAGTCGAAATAGAGTCCGAGGAGGGAGCCGGAACACGCATTGAAATAATCTTCCCGGCCCGTCCCGAACTAGCCGAGTCCATTACTAAGAAGATTCGGATCGGTATCTCCAAGGACCTGAATATTCTGCTCGTAGATGACGACGAGGACCTTCTGAGTGTTGTATCTGAATTGATTTCTGCACTTGGACATAAGGTTGTTACCGCACCGGAAGGCATCGAGGCTCTTGCCCGGTTTGACGAGAAGGCATTCGACATGGTCATTACCGATCTTGGACTTCCCGGTATGTCGGGATGGGATATTGCCAATGCGGTGCGTCTTCGCAAACCGGAAACCCCGGTGATTCTCATTTCCGGATGGGGAGCACAGATTGCTGAAGCCGACATCGCCAAGTACCAGGTGGATCTGGTTTTATCAAAGCCCTTCTCGCTCAAGCAGCTTGAGGAATCGATCTGGACTGTGCTCAGTGCAAAGACTACCGACGCCCAGTTGCGCTAG
- a CDS encoding HEAT repeat domain-containing protein yields the protein MDQQTELTHVNANAQEVIITLDKIGGEHSGRLLAGYLHFSDEGIRRKAAAAVGSNGDTSTLPHLIDLFNNEPEMRV from the coding sequence GTGGATCAGCAGACAGAATTGACTCACGTCAACGCGAACGCGCAGGAGGTGATAATCACCCTCGATAAGATCGGTGGCGAACATTCAGGAAGGTTGTTAGCGGGATATCTCCACTTTTCTGATGAAGGAATACGGCGCAAGGCGGCTGCGGCCGTAGGCAGCAATGGTGACACCAGCACACTTCCTCACCTCATCGATCTCTTCAATAATGAGCCGGAGATGAGAGTCTAA
- the rnhC gene encoding ribonuclease HIII: MDLTDLNASSYIGTDESGKGDYFGPLVVAAVLATAENRERLLSLDVKDSKRVADKKARRIAEAITAEIPCSIVAIGPEKYNELYSKIRNLNRLLAWGHARAIENLLDSCEALLAVTDQFGDPKYVESALMKKGRSVKLVQETKAEKHIGVAAASIVARARFLEYLDRFASEYQMTFPKGAGSNVDNAAADFCRKYCYDDLDKVAKLHFKNSQKVKALL; this comes from the coding sequence TTGGATCTAACCGACCTAAACGCCTCAAGCTACATAGGTACCGATGAGTCTGGCAAGGGGGATTATTTTGGACCACTTGTCGTAGCTGCTGTTCTCGCCACAGCCGAAAACAGAGAAAGGCTTCTGTCTCTTGACGTAAAGGACTCAAAGCGAGTCGCTGATAAGAAGGCGAGACGGATTGCCGAGGCCATCACTGCTGAAATCCCATGTTCGATCGTTGCAATCGGTCCCGAGAAGTACAACGAGCTCTATTCAAAGATCAGAAACCTGAATCGTTTGCTGGCGTGGGGGCATGCGAGGGCAATAGAGAATCTGCTCGATAGTTGCGAGGCTTTGCTCGCTGTAACGGATCAATTCGGTGATCCGAAATATGTCGAGAGCGCTTTGATGAAGAAGGGACGAAGTGTGAAACTGGTTCAGGAAACGAAGGCTGAAAAACATATCGGTGTGGCGGCAGCATCGATTGTAGCCCGTGCAAGATTCCTGGAGTATCTCGACAGGTTTGCTTCAGAATATCAAATGACATTTCCCAAGGGAGCCGGATCGAACGTCGATAATGCCGCTGCAGATTTCTGCCGGAAGTACTGCTACGATGATTTGGACAAAGTAGCAAAGCTCCATTTCAAGAACTCGCAGAAGGTGAAGGCTCTCCTGTAA
- a CDS encoding response regulator, which yields MRDFQGKPAIILLAEDDLGDQELIRRAFASNKIRNDLHIVGDGEQALDYLHKRGAYSGVDTAPRPDLILLDLNMPKIDGRGVIKEVKATPNLRSIPIVVLTTSQQEEDILRAYDLGVNSYITKPVTMQNLISLIDKLEEYWFQIVVLPNNKD from the coding sequence ATGCGAGACTTCCAGGGAAAACCTGCGATCATCTTGCTCGCAGAAGACGACTTAGGCGACCAGGAATTGATCCGCCGCGCGTTCGCCAGTAACAAGATCAGAAATGATCTGCACATAGTCGGGGATGGCGAACAGGCGCTCGACTATCTGCACAAACGAGGGGCATATTCCGGTGTGGACACGGCGCCCAGACCTGACTTGATTCTGCTCGATCTAAATATGCCTAAGATCGACGGAAGGGGGGTCATAAAGGAAGTGAAGGCAACCCCCAATCTTCGTAGCATACCTATTGTGGTGCTGACAACTTCGCAGCAGGAGGAAGATATTCTTCGCGCTTATGATCTTGGAGTGAATTCCTATATCACAAAGCCGGTGACCATGCAGAATTTGATCTCTCTGATAGATAAACTGGAGGAGTACTGGTTCCAAATTGTCGTACTACCTAACAACAAGGATTAA
- the efp gene encoding elongation factor P: MISTSDFRKGMRIAIDGQPYNIVDFQHVKMGRGGANVKTKLKNIKTGQVIERTFSGGTQFDQPDFADKVMQYMYNDESDWFFMDSSTFDQVAISKDKLDSTIWYLQEDHEYHILFFEGEPISVDLPPAVVLDVTEAEPAIKGDTVSNVMKGATVETGLSVKVPMFVKVGDKIKIDTREGKYIERA; encoded by the coding sequence ATGATCAGCACATCTGATTTTCGTAAGGGCATGAGGATCGCGATCGATGGACAGCCATATAATATTGTCGACTTTCAGCATGTCAAAATGGGCAGAGGCGGAGCCAACGTCAAGACAAAGCTGAAGAATATCAAGACCGGTCAGGTTATTGAAAGGACGTTTTCCGGTGGAACGCAGTTCGATCAGCCTGATTTCGCGGACAAGGTCATGCAGTACATGTACAACGACGAATCCGACTGGTTTTTCATGGACAGCAGTACATTCGATCAGGTGGCTATATCCAAGGATAAACTCGACAGCACCATCTGGTATCTCCAGGAAGACCATGAGTATCACATACTCTTCTTCGAAGGCGAGCCTATATCGGTTGATCTGCCTCCCGCAGTCGTGCTCGACGTCACCGAGGCGGAACCCGCTATCAAGGGCGACACTGTAAGCAATGTCATGAAGGGCGCAACTGTTGAAACGGGGTTGTCGGTGAAAGTCCCGATGTTTGTCAAAGTTGGCGACAAGATCAAGATTGACACACGCGAAGGCAAGTACATCGAAAGAGCGTAG
- a CDS encoding response regulator yields the protein MSKTRLTVLVIDDDSGDIAICRRYLENIEEWQVECIKARNIEEGLQKLDDHDVEIILLDYLLGADSGLEALKRIRQNNVDCPVIMLTGQGNEEVAVTAMQSGAYDYLVKGTLSSKSLYRAIHNALEKRDLQKQIEDHSHQLEQKICELEEALAHVKRLQGLLPICMHCKRIRDDTQTWRQMESYIQEHSDAMFSHALCEDCRREHYPFFENQRGSNCPE from the coding sequence ATGTCTAAAACCCGCTTGACAGTACTCGTTATCGATGATGACTCGGGAGATATCGCCATCTGTCGGCGCTATCTCGAGAATATTGAGGAGTGGCAGGTAGAGTGCATCAAGGCGCGAAACATCGAGGAAGGACTGCAGAAACTCGATGATCACGATGTCGAAATTATTCTCCTCGATTACCTCCTGGGAGCTGATTCCGGATTGGAAGCTCTGAAACGTATCAGACAGAACAACGTTGACTGCCCCGTAATAATGTTGACTGGGCAAGGAAACGAAGAAGTCGCTGTAACGGCTATGCAATCGGGGGCGTATGACTACCTGGTGAAAGGCACATTGTCGAGCAAAAGCCTCTATCGCGCCATACACAATGCGCTTGAGAAGAGGGACTTGCAGAAGCAAATTGAAGATCATAGTCATCAGTTGGAGCAAAAAATATGCGAACTCGAAGAAGCATTAGCGCATGTCAAAAGACTCCAGGGGCTTCTACCCATTTGTATGCACTGCAAGAGAATTCGCGATGATACTCAAACGTGGCGGCAGATGGAATCGTACATTCAGGAACATTCGGATGCCATGTTCTCTCATGCACTCTGTGAAGATTGTAGGAGAGAGCACTATCCTTTCTTCGAAAATCAGAGGGGTTCGAATTGTCCTGAGTAG